In the Streptomyces formicae genome, one interval contains:
- a CDS encoding RNA polymerase sigma factor, with translation MPRRKVRRASRAGAVPRGSDPLDPAQEDRVRAVLALGGVPHADLPDGVQQVRLKLLERAADGREAPRDVSAWAAVVASNLAMDWHRARRRQERLGERLAVLWREATDEDGAEARATSLAVAQGLGELPDAQRQVVVLRFYADLPVRAIADELGIPEGTVKSRLHTAVRLLRARLHEGEVV, from the coding sequence TTGCCGCGCAGGAAAGTGCGCCGCGCGTCACGGGCGGGGGCCGTGCCACGGGGGTCGGATCCGCTCGATCCGGCCCAGGAGGACCGGGTCAGGGCCGTGCTCGCGCTCGGCGGCGTGCCGCACGCGGACCTGCCGGACGGGGTGCAGCAGGTCCGCCTGAAACTCCTGGAGCGGGCGGCGGACGGGCGCGAGGCGCCGCGCGACGTCTCCGCGTGGGCGGCCGTCGTCGCCTCCAACCTGGCCATGGACTGGCACCGGGCCAGACGCAGGCAGGAGCGGCTCGGCGAGCGGCTGGCCGTGCTGTGGCGGGAGGCCACCGACGAGGACGGCGCGGAGGCCCGAGCCACCTCGCTCGCCGTCGCGCAGGGGCTCGGGGAGCTGCCCGACGCCCAGCGCCAGGTCGTGGTCCTGCGCTTCTACGCGGATCTGCCGGTCCGGGCGATCGCGGACGAACTGGGCATACCGGAGGGCACGGTCAAGAGCAGGCTGCACACGGCGGTACGTCTCCTGCGGGCGCGGCTGCACGAAGGGGAGGTGGTGTGA
- a CDS encoding aspartate-semialdehyde dehydrogenase, producing MKVGIVGATGQVGTVMRKILAERKFPASELRLFASARSAGSVLDGVTVEDASTADYTGLDIVLFSAGGATSKALAEKVASQGAVVIDNSSAWRMDPEVPLVVSEVNPHAVANRPKGIIANPNCTTMAAMPVLKPLHLEAELEALVVATYQAVSGSGLAGVDELFEQVEKVGEEAPKLTHDGSAVDFPEPDKYVAPIAYNVLPMAGSIVDDGLNETDEEQKLRNESRKILEIPGLKVSGTCVRVPVFTGHSLQVNARFARPLSPARATEILASAEGVVLTDVPTPLVAAGKDDAFVGRIRSDETVENGLAFFISDDNLRKGAALNAVQIAELVAAELKG from the coding sequence GTGAAGGTCGGAATCGTCGGAGCCACCGGTCAGGTCGGCACGGTCATGCGCAAGATCCTCGCCGAGCGGAAGTTTCCCGCCAGCGAGCTGCGCCTGTTCGCCTCGGCCCGTTCGGCGGGCTCGGTCCTGGACGGCGTGACCGTCGAGGACGCCTCCACGGCGGACTACACGGGCCTGGACATCGTGCTCTTCTCCGCCGGTGGCGCCACGTCCAAGGCCCTCGCCGAGAAGGTGGCCTCGCAGGGCGCCGTCGTGATCGACAACTCCTCGGCCTGGCGCATGGACCCCGAGGTCCCCCTCGTCGTCTCCGAGGTCAACCCGCACGCGGTCGCGAACCGCCCCAAGGGCATCATCGCGAACCCGAACTGCACGACGATGGCCGCGATGCCGGTCCTCAAGCCGCTGCACCTGGAGGCGGAGCTCGAAGCCCTCGTCGTCGCCACGTACCAGGCGGTGTCGGGATCGGGCCTCGCCGGTGTCGACGAGCTCTTCGAGCAGGTCGAGAAGGTCGGCGAGGAGGCCCCGAAGCTCACCCACGACGGCTCGGCGGTCGACTTCCCCGAGCCGGACAAGTACGTCGCGCCCATCGCGTACAACGTGCTGCCGATGGCCGGCTCCATCGTCGACGACGGCCTGAACGAGACCGACGAGGAGCAGAAGCTCCGCAACGAGTCCCGCAAGATCCTGGAGATCCCGGGCCTGAAGGTCTCCGGCACCTGTGTGCGCGTCCCGGTCTTCACCGGTCACTCCCTCCAGGTCAACGCCCGCTTCGCGCGTCCGCTGAGCCCCGCGCGGGCCACCGAGATCCTCGCCTCCGCCGAGGGCGTCGTCCTCACGGACGTCCCGACGCCGCTGGTCGCCGCGGGCAAGGACGACGCGTTCGTGGGCCGCATCCGGAGCGACGAGACCGTGGAGAACGGCCTGGCCTTCTTCATCTCCGACGACAACCTCCGCAAGGGCGCCGCGCTGAACGCCGTCCAGATCGCGGAGCTGGTCGCGGCCGAGCTCAAGGGCTGA
- a CDS encoding MFS transporter, translating to MSQSTKSMQLPAMQGELKKPSGRLAVVATATATFSVVTTEMLPVGLLTSIGSGLRVSDGTAGLAVTLPGLVAAFAALLLPGAARRVDRRTLLCALMALLAVANLLSALAPAFGVLLAARLLVGVCIGGVWAIAAGLGVRLVREEAAGRATAVIFSGIAVASVLGVPAGTFLGELAGWRWAFAAASVFSLAVAGLLAAALPALPAREAAGPGAYPGLLRIADLRAGLVALMLVVTGHFAAYTYVRPLLERLPDIGAGLISVLLLGYGVAGIVGNFVAGAVAARDPRRAMLAICAALTAVVLLLEPAGGSLPVSVVLLVAWGVAYGGVSVSTLNWAVAAAPRAREAASALLAGVFNLAIALGAFVGGRVADSRGVSHVLWLSAGLAGLSLLVVAYAKRAATRAG from the coding sequence ATGTCACAGAGCACCAAGAGCATGCAACTCCCCGCAATGCAGGGCGAGTTGAAGAAACCGAGCGGCCGTCTCGCCGTCGTCGCCACCGCCACCGCGACCTTCTCCGTCGTCACCACGGAGATGCTCCCCGTCGGACTCCTCACCTCCATCGGCTCGGGGCTGCGCGTCTCGGACGGCACCGCGGGCCTCGCCGTCACCCTTCCCGGCCTCGTCGCGGCGTTCGCCGCCCTGCTGCTGCCCGGCGCGGCGCGGCGCGTGGACCGCCGCACACTCCTGTGCGCGCTGATGGCGCTGCTCGCCGTCGCCAATCTGCTCTCCGCGCTCGCCCCCGCCTTCGGCGTCCTGCTCGCCGCGCGCCTCCTGGTGGGCGTGTGCATCGGCGGAGTGTGGGCCATCGCGGCAGGACTCGGCGTACGCCTGGTCCGCGAGGAGGCCGCGGGGCGGGCCACCGCGGTGATATTCAGCGGGATCGCGGTGGCGTCCGTCCTCGGCGTCCCCGCGGGCACCTTCCTCGGCGAACTCGCGGGCTGGCGCTGGGCGTTCGCCGCCGCTTCGGTGTTCTCCCTGGCCGTGGCGGGGCTGCTGGCCGCCGCGCTGCCCGCGCTGCCCGCGCGGGAGGCGGCCGGGCCCGGTGCCTACCCCGGACTGCTGCGCATCGCCGATCTGCGGGCGGGTCTGGTCGCCCTGATGCTCGTGGTGACCGGGCACTTCGCCGCGTACACCTATGTCAGGCCCCTCCTGGAGCGGCTGCCCGACATCGGCGCCGGGCTCATCAGCGTGCTGCTGCTCGGCTACGGCGTCGCGGGCATCGTCGGCAACTTCGTGGCCGGAGCGGTGGCCGCCCGCGACCCGCGCCGCGCGATGCTCGCGATCTGCGCCGCGCTCACCGCCGTGGTCCTCCTCCTGGAGCCCGCGGGCGGTTCGCTCCCCGTGTCGGTGGTGCTGCTCGTCGCCTGGGGCGTGGCCTACGGCGGGGTCTCCGTCTCCACGCTGAACTGGGCGGTGGCGGCCGCTCCCCGGGCCCGTGAGGCGGCGTCGGCGCTGCTCGCCGGGGTCTTCAACCTGGCGATCGCCCTCGGCGCGTTCGTCGGCGGCCGGGTGGCGGACAGCCGGGGGGTCTCCCACGTGCTCTGGCTGAGCGCCGGGCTCGCGGGCCTCTCGCTGCTCGTGGTCGCGTACGCGAAGAGGGCGGCCACCCGCGCGGGGTGA
- a CDS encoding LysR family transcriptional regulator — MNGLEIRELECFLVLAEELHFGRTGERLYVSQSRVSQLLAALEQRIGARLVERTSRRVRLTMLGERFLAELRPSYDELAATVRRAREAARGVDGTLRLGFQGTADARLMAAIAAFQERHPACVTEIVEIPFADPFGAVRHGEVDTAIVLLPVEEPDLVLGPVFSRQEQTVAVSVRHPLAACDSLTVADLERTTLIAATAPAPAYWRKAQAPSSGEALEVRTLQEGLTMVAAGRGAMLLCRPTASYHGRRDVVYVPVEGVPDSVLGMVWHRDGETERIRAFARALAAVE, encoded by the coding sequence ATGAACGGACTGGAGATCCGGGAGCTGGAGTGCTTCCTCGTACTCGCCGAGGAACTGCACTTCGGGCGGACGGGCGAGCGGCTCTACGTCTCGCAGAGCCGTGTCAGCCAGCTGCTCGCCGCCCTGGAGCAGCGCATCGGCGCCCGGCTCGTGGAACGTACCAGCCGCCGGGTGCGGCTGACCATGCTGGGCGAACGCTTCCTGGCCGAACTGCGGCCTTCGTACGACGAGTTGGCGGCGACGGTGCGGCGCGCGCGGGAGGCCGCACGGGGCGTCGACGGTACGTTGCGGCTCGGCTTCCAGGGGACCGCCGACGCCCGGCTCATGGCGGCGATCGCCGCCTTCCAGGAGCGGCACCCGGCCTGTGTGACGGAGATCGTGGAGATCCCCTTCGCCGACCCCTTCGGCGCGGTGCGGCACGGTGAGGTGGACACGGCGATCGTGCTGCTCCCCGTCGAGGAGCCGGACCTCGTCCTCGGCCCGGTCTTCTCCCGACAGGAGCAGACCGTCGCCGTGTCCGTGCGGCATCCCCTGGCGGCGTGCGACTCGCTCACGGTGGCCGACCTGGAGCGGACCACGCTCATCGCGGCGACCGCGCCGGCGCCCGCGTACTGGCGGAAGGCCCAAGCCCCGTCGTCCGGCGAGGCCCTGGAGGTCCGCACGCTCCAGGAGGGACTGACGATGGTCGCGGCGGGCCGGGGCGCGATGCTCCTGTGCCGTCCCACGGCCTCGTACCACGGCCGCCGCGACGTCGTGTACGTCCCGGTCGAAGGCGTCCCCGACTCCGTGCTCGGCATGGTCTGGCACCGCGACGGCGAGACGGAGCGGATCCGGGCCTTCGCGCGGGCACTCGCCGCGGTGGAGTGA
- a CDS encoding DUF1203 domain-containing protein has translation MNTTYTPRAIAPDTLEQLRDTDDAGRPCVPYVDAEGGSPLRCCLRPVAPGERVALVSYAPLRRWARETGAAPGAYDEQGPVFIHAEPCEGPQGERAGYPFSRAGALRTVRRYDARGHIVGGRLMEIPEDEEQGFDGVFAEAFADPEVALVHVRAVEYGCFHFEVRRP, from the coding sequence ATGAACACCACGTACACGCCACGCGCCATCGCCCCCGACACCCTCGAGCAGCTCCGCGACACCGACGACGCGGGCCGCCCCTGCGTCCCGTACGTCGACGCGGAAGGCGGCTCTCCGCTGCGCTGCTGTCTGCGGCCCGTCGCCCCCGGCGAGCGCGTCGCCCTCGTCTCGTACGCGCCGCTGCGCCGCTGGGCGCGGGAGACCGGCGCGGCGCCCGGTGCCTACGACGAGCAGGGCCCGGTCTTCATCCACGCCGAGCCCTGCGAGGGGCCGCAGGGCGAGCGGGCCGGTTACCCGTTCTCGCGGGCCGGGGCCCTGCGCACGGTCCGGCGCTACGACGCCCGGGGGCACATCGTCGGCGGGCGCCTCATGGAGATCCCCGAGGACGAGGAGCAGGGCTTCGACGGCGTGTTCGCCGAGGCGTTCGCCGACCCCGAGGTCGCCCTCGTACACGTCCGCGCGGTCGAGTACGGCTGCTTCCACTTCGAGGTGCGCAGGCCCTGA
- a CDS encoding flavin-dependent oxidoreductase, protein MDVLVAGAGIGGLTTALSLHAAGIGVRVVDAVEQLRPVGVGINLLPYAVRELTELGLGAELAATAVPPDEMVHFDRHGNRIWGEPRGLALGYHWPQYSVHRGALQLLLLDAVRDRLGERAVHTGTAFVRMADREGAALRVVLRDRGRAREYSVRVAALVGADGLHSAVRAQLHPGERPPLWNGIRMWRGTADWHPVLGGRTVAVAGSNATAKLVVYPISRHAEERGRALLNWVAEVRFPVEHHLGLAGPADWNRSGRLSDVLPHYAGWRIGDLDVPALLAATRHILEYPMVDRDPLPFWGRGPVTLLGDAAHPMYPVGSNGGSQAILDARVLARCLALASPDREAGLRAYESVRREAVNAVVLANRDMPADRVLQTVAERAPEGFAHVQDVLTPDELAAIDEAYRSTTGMDVAELNARGSWGVG, encoded by the coding sequence ATCGACGTACTGGTGGCCGGAGCCGGCATCGGCGGGCTCACGACCGCCCTCAGCCTGCACGCGGCGGGCATCGGCGTCCGCGTGGTCGACGCGGTCGAACAGCTGCGCCCGGTCGGTGTGGGCATCAACCTCCTGCCGTACGCGGTGCGCGAGCTGACCGAACTGGGCCTCGGCGCCGAACTCGCCGCGACCGCGGTACCGCCCGACGAGATGGTCCACTTCGACCGGCACGGCAACCGCATCTGGGGCGAGCCGCGCGGCCTCGCCCTCGGCTACCACTGGCCGCAGTACTCGGTCCACCGCGGCGCCCTCCAGCTGCTGCTGCTCGACGCGGTGCGCGACAGGCTCGGCGAGCGCGCGGTGCACACCGGCACCGCGTTCGTGCGCATGGCCGATCGGGAGGGGGCCGCGCTGCGGGTCGTCCTGCGGGACAGGGGACGGGCCAGGGAGTACTCGGTACGGGTGGCTGCCCTGGTCGGGGCGGACGGGCTGCACTCGGCCGTGCGGGCCCAGCTGCACCCCGGGGAGCGGCCGCCGCTGTGGAACGGCATCCGGATGTGGCGCGGCACCGCCGACTGGCACCCCGTGCTCGGCGGGCGGACCGTCGCGGTGGCCGGTTCCAACGCCACCGCGAAACTCGTCGTCTACCCGATCTCGCGGCACGCCGAGGAGCGCGGCCGCGCGCTGCTCAACTGGGTGGCCGAGGTGCGCTTCCCCGTCGAGCACCACCTCGGGCTCGCCGGACCCGCCGACTGGAACCGCTCGGGGCGCCTCTCGGACGTACTGCCGCACTACGCGGGCTGGCGCATCGGCGACCTCGACGTGCCCGCGCTGCTCGCCGCCACCCGGCACATCCTGGAGTACCCCATGGTCGACAGGGACCCGCTGCCGTTCTGGGGCCGGGGCCCGGTGACCCTGCTCGGCGACGCCGCCCACCCGATGTACCCGGTGGGGTCCAACGGCGGCTCCCAGGCGATCCTGGACGCCCGGGTCCTGGCCCGCTGCCTCGCGCTCGCCTCGCCCGACAGGGAGGCGGGCCTGCGGGCGTACGAGTCGGTGCGCCGCGAGGCGGTGAACGCGGTGGTGCTCGCCAACCGCGACATGCCCGCCGACCGCGTCCTGCAGACCGTGGCCGAACGGGCCCCCGAAGGCTTCGCCCACGTCCAGGACGTCCTGACCCCGGACGAACTCGCCGCGATCGACGAGGCGTACCGCAGCACGACGGGCATGGACGTGGCCGAGCTGAACGCGCGGGGGTCGTGGGGAGTGGGGTGA
- the pepN gene encoding aminopeptidase N — translation MPGTNLTREEAQQRAKLLTVDSYEIELDLSGAQEGGTYRSVTTVRFDSAEANAETFIDLVAPAVHEVVLNGHALEVGAVFRDSRIALRHLEAGPNELKVVADCEYTNTGEGLHRFVDPVDQQAYLYTQFEVPDARRVFASFEQPDLKATFQFTVKAPSGWTVISNSPTPEPKDDVWHFEPTQRMSTYVTALIVGPYHSVHSSYEGPNGQSVPLGIYCRPSLAEFLDSDAIFEVTRQGFDWFQEKFDYAYPFPKYDQLFVPEFNAGAMENAGAVTIRDQYVFRSKVTDAAYEVRAATILHELAHMWFGDLVTMEWWNDLWLNESFATYAEAACQAYAPGSKWPHSWTTFANSMKTWAYRQDQLPSTHPIMADIRDLDDVLVNFDGITYAKGASVLKQLVAYVGEDEFFQGVQAYFKRHAFGNTRLSDLLGALEETSGRDLKTWSKKWLETAGINVLRPVVDVDTAGVITSFAVKQEAPALPEGAKGEPTLRPHRIAIGLYDLDDESGKLLRTDRVELDVDGELTAVDALVGKHRPAVILLNDDDLSYAKVRLDSESLAFVTDHIGDFEASLPRALSWASAWDMTRDAELPTSAYLSLVLSGIAKESDIGVVQSLHRQVKLALDLYAAPAGRDAALARWTEATLEHLRAAEPGSDHQLAWARAFAATARTDADLALLEALLDGSESIEGLAVDTELRWALVARLAATGRLDEAGIEAELARDRTAAGERHAAYARAARPTEETKAAAWASVVESDSLPNAIQEAVISGFVQVDQRELLAPYTEKFFSSVKTAWDSRSHEMAQQIATGLYPSLQVSQATLDATDAWLASSDPSAALRRLVTESRAGVERALRARSADV, via the coding sequence GTGCCCGGCACCAATCTGACCCGCGAAGAGGCGCAGCAGCGGGCGAAGCTGCTCACCGTTGACTCGTACGAGATCGAACTCGACCTCTCCGGCGCGCAAGAGGGCGGCACCTACCGGTCCGTGACCACGGTGCGCTTCGACTCCGCGGAGGCGAACGCCGAGACCTTCATCGACCTGGTGGCCCCCGCGGTCCACGAGGTCGTCCTGAACGGCCACGCGCTCGAAGTGGGCGCGGTGTTCCGCGACTCGCGCATCGCGCTGCGGCACCTGGAGGCGGGCCCCAACGAGCTGAAGGTCGTCGCCGACTGCGAATACACCAACACCGGCGAGGGCCTGCACCGCTTCGTCGACCCGGTCGACCAGCAGGCGTACCTGTACACGCAGTTCGAGGTGCCCGACGCGCGCCGCGTCTTCGCCTCCTTCGAGCAGCCGGACCTGAAGGCCACCTTCCAGTTCACCGTGAAGGCGCCGAGCGGCTGGACGGTGATCTCCAACTCGCCGACGCCCGAGCCCAAGGACGACGTCTGGCACTTCGAGCCGACGCAGCGCATGTCGACGTACGTCACGGCCCTGATCGTCGGCCCGTACCACTCGGTGCACTCCTCCTACGAGGGCCCGAACGGCCAGTCGGTGCCGCTGGGCATCTACTGCCGCCCCTCGCTCGCGGAGTTCCTCGACTCGGACGCGATCTTCGAGGTCACCCGGCAGGGCTTCGACTGGTTCCAGGAGAAGTTCGACTACGCGTACCCCTTCCCCAAGTACGACCAGCTCTTCGTGCCGGAGTTCAACGCGGGCGCGATGGAGAACGCGGGCGCGGTGACCATCCGCGACCAGTACGTGTTCCGTTCGAAGGTGACGGACGCGGCGTACGAGGTGCGCGCGGCCACGATCCTGCACGAGCTGGCCCACATGTGGTTCGGCGACCTGGTCACCATGGAGTGGTGGAACGACCTGTGGCTGAACGAGTCGTTCGCCACCTACGCGGAGGCCGCCTGCCAGGCGTACGCGCCCGGCTCGAAGTGGCCGCACTCCTGGACCACCTTCGCCAACTCCATGAAGACGTGGGCGTACCGCCAGGACCAGCTGCCCTCCACGCACCCGATCATGGCCGACATCCGTGACCTGGACGACGTCCTGGTCAACTTCGACGGCATCACGTACGCCAAGGGCGCCTCGGTCCTGAAGCAGCTCGTCGCCTACGTCGGCGAGGACGAGTTCTTCCAGGGCGTGCAGGCGTACTTCAAACGCCACGCGTTCGGCAACACGCGCCTGTCCGACCTGCTGGGCGCCCTGGAGGAGACCAGCGGCCGCGACCTGAAGACCTGGTCGAAGAAGTGGCTGGAGACGGCGGGCATCAACGTCCTGCGTCCGGTCGTGGACGTCGACACGGCGGGCGTCATCACGTCCTTCGCCGTCAAGCAGGAGGCGCCCGCGCTGCCCGAGGGCGCCAAGGGCGAGCCGACCCTGCGCCCGCACCGGATCGCCATCGGCCTCTACGACCTGGACGACGAGTCCGGCAAGCTCCTTCGCACGGACCGCGTGGAGCTGGACGTCGACGGCGAACTCACGGCGGTGGACGCCCTGGTGGGCAAGCACCGTCCCGCGGTGATCCTCCTCAACGACGACGACCTCTCCTACGCGAAGGTCCGTCTGGACTCCGAGTCCCTCGCCTTCGTCACGGACCACATCGGCGACTTCGAGGCGTCGCTTCCTCGCGCGCTGAGCTGGGCGTCGGCGTGGGACATGACGCGCGACGCGGAGCTCCCGACGAGCGCGTACCTCTCCCTGGTCCTGTCCGGCATCGCCAAGGAGTCGGACATCGGCGTCGTGCAGTCGCTGCACCGCCAGGTGAAGCTGGCGCTCGACCTGTACGCGGCCCCCGCGGGCCGGGACGCGGCGCTGGCCCGCTGGACCGAGGCCACGCTCGAACACCTGCGGGCCGCGGAGCCGGGCAGCGACCACCAGCTGGCGTGGGCCCGCGCCTTCGCGGCGACGGCCCGCACGGACGCGGACCTCGCCCTCCTGGAAGCCCTGTTGGACGGCTCGGAGTCGATCGAAGGACTGGCCGTCGACACGGAGCTGCGCTGGGCCCTCGTGGCACGGCTCGCGGCGACCGGACGGCTCGACGAGGCGGGCATCGAGGCGGAGCTCGCGCGGGACAGGACGGCGGCGGGCGAGCGGCACGCGGCGTACGCGCGGGCGGCGCGGCCCACCGAGGAGACGAAGGCCGCGGCCTGGGCCTCCGTGGTGGAGTCCGACTCCCTCCCCAACGCCATCCAGGAAGCGGTGATCAGCGGCTTCGTCCAGGTCGACCAGCGCGAACTCCTCGCGCCCTACACGGAGAAGTTCTTCTCCTCGGTCAAGACCGCGTGGGACTCGCGCTCCCACGAGATGGCTCAGCAGATCGCGACGGGCCTGTACCCCTCGCTCCAGGTCTCCCAGGCGACGCTGGACGCGACGGACGCGTGGCTCGCGTCGTCCGATCCTTCGGCCGCGCTGCGCCGTCTCGTCACGGAGTCCCGTGCGGGTGTCGAGCGGGCGCTGCGGGCCCGCTCCGCGGACGTGTAG
- a CDS encoding LysR substrate-binding domain-containing protein: MSEWDIKKLQILRTLSERGTVTATAGALQMTPSAVSQQLSNLAKQLGVPLLEAHGRRVRLTDAAHLVLRHAEAVFAQLERADAELAAYVHGEAGEVRVGAFSTAVPALVVPAVRALREAAPGISVRVRETEAAEAYELLAAGEVDIALSLAAQAPAAADADTRFTRESLLADPLDVALPGEHPLASAAAPRLADLAGEPWIFGGSGPWSEITRAACEGAGFTPEQAHSASGWTAILAMVEAGMGVALVPRMAAVRRDGVVMRELVADRPCRHVVAAVRCGAAGGAAVSRVLTSLREAVPTRVG, encoded by the coding sequence ATGAGCGAGTGGGACATCAAGAAGCTGCAGATCCTGCGGACGTTGAGCGAGCGGGGCACGGTCACGGCGACCGCGGGCGCCCTCCAGATGACGCCGTCCGCCGTGTCCCAGCAGCTGTCCAACCTCGCCAAGCAGCTCGGCGTACCCCTCCTCGAGGCGCACGGGCGCCGCGTCAGGCTCACCGACGCGGCGCATCTCGTGCTGCGGCACGCGGAGGCGGTCTTCGCCCAACTGGAGCGGGCCGACGCGGAGTTGGCGGCGTATGTGCACGGGGAGGCGGGGGAGGTGCGGGTCGGGGCGTTCTCCACCGCGGTGCCCGCGCTCGTCGTTCCCGCGGTGCGGGCCCTGCGGGAGGCCGCGCCGGGCATTTCCGTACGGGTACGGGAGACGGAGGCGGCGGAGGCGTACGAGTTGCTCGCGGCCGGTGAGGTGGACATCGCGCTCTCCCTCGCGGCGCAGGCGCCCGCCGCGGCCGACGCGGACACGCGCTTCACCCGCGAGTCGCTGCTCGCCGACCCGCTGGACGTGGCGCTTCCCGGGGAGCATCCGCTGGCGTCGGCCGCCGCGCCCCGGCTCGCCGATCTCGCGGGTGAGCCGTGGATCTTCGGCGGGAGCGGCCCCTGGTCGGAGATCACCAGGGCGGCGTGCGAGGGCGCGGGCTTCACCCCGGAGCAGGCCCACTCCGCTTCCGGCTGGACCGCGATCCTCGCGATGGTGGAGGCGGGGATGGGGGTGGCGCTCGTTCCCCGGATGGCGGCGGTACGCCGGGACGGCGTCGTCATGCGGGAACTGGTCGCGGACCGGCCGTGCCGTCACGTCGTCGCGGCGGTGCGGTGTGGGGCGGCGGGCGGGGCGGCGGTGTCCCGCGTCCTGACCTCCCTCCGGGAGGCGGTCCCCACGCGGGTGGGGTAG
- a CDS encoding DMT family transporter, whose protein sequence is MTVLDRTPVTTTESGRGAVDAVARPLGVGLALAALATVVWSGSFVTSRALHDTVPPVQHAFWRWIIAIAAVAPFAVRETWRQRALLRRHVRFLLLASLLGVTVYNTLVNQAGMTTTAGNMGMIMAASPVLMAVYERIGGTRLGARRVTGMFVACGGVLLLVSKGSLDMDFAVGDLWVIAGAFSFGSYSALLKRRPAEIGGLPFLFSTFVLGALMLLPVFVASYAIQGGFAPTAGTVSPLLYVGVVSSAVAFFAWNKAVSIIGAARAGVVYYLQPVCVALLSFALLGEAMGWLQVLCMGLILGGVVLGSAAGTPSVRVRDRG, encoded by the coding sequence GTGACCGTCCTGGACCGGACCCCCGTCACCACCACCGAGAGCGGCCGCGGAGCCGTCGACGCCGTCGCCCGCCCGCTCGGCGTCGGCCTCGCGCTCGCGGCTCTCGCCACCGTCGTCTGGTCGGGCAGCTTCGTCACCTCCCGTGCCCTGCACGACACCGTGCCGCCCGTCCAGCACGCGTTCTGGCGCTGGATCATCGCGATCGCGGCGGTGGCGCCGTTCGCGGTGCGGGAGACCTGGCGGCAGCGGGCGCTGCTGCGGCGGCACGTCCGCTTCCTCCTTCTCGCGTCGCTGCTCGGCGTCACGGTCTACAACACCCTCGTGAACCAGGCGGGCATGACGACCACCGCGGGCAACATGGGCATGATCATGGCCGCGTCGCCCGTCCTGATGGCCGTCTACGAACGGATCGGCGGCACCCGGCTCGGCGCCCGCCGCGTCACCGGCATGTTCGTCGCCTGCGGCGGGGTGCTGCTCCTGGTCAGCAAGGGCTCCCTCGACATGGACTTCGCGGTCGGCGATCTGTGGGTGATCGCGGGCGCGTTCTCCTTCGGCTCCTACAGCGCGCTCCTCAAGCGCAGGCCCGCGGAGATCGGTGGACTGCCCTTCCTCTTCTCGACGTTCGTGCTCGGCGCGCTGATGCTGCTTCCGGTGTTCGTCGCCAGCTATGCGATCCAGGGCGGCTTCGCTCCGACGGCCGGTACGGTCTCGCCGCTCCTGTACGTCGGTGTGGTCTCCTCCGCGGTCGCCTTCTTCGCCTGGAACAAGGCCGTCTCGATCATCGGCGCGGCCCGCGCCGGGGTCGTCTACTACCTCCAGCCGGTCTGTGTGGCGCTCCTCTCCTTCGCGCTCCTCGGCGAGGCGATGGGGTGGCTGCAGGTGCTGTGTATGGGGCTGATCCTGGGCGGCGTCGTCCTCGGCTCGGCCGCGGGGACCCCCTCGGTACGCGTCCGCGACCGCGGCTGA